In Nitrospirota bacterium, the following are encoded in one genomic region:
- a CDS encoding zf-HC2 domain-containing protein gives MTRRELWYHVLNHVGTKVTCKHITEVITDYLEGKLGLVDRLRFQLHLGVCLGCRRYLRQMRQTVHTLGQLPPEPMPPAVRDELLRRFQTWKTTRPGSSA, from the coding sequence ATGACCCGACGGGAGCTGTGGTACCATGTTCTTAACCACGTGGGAACGAAGGTGACGTGCAAGCACATCACAGAAGTCATCACCGACTATCTTGAGGGAAAACTCGGCCTGGTCGATCGGCTTCGCTTCCAACTCCATCTCGGGGTCTGCCTGGGGTGCCGCCGCTACCTCCGCCAGATGAGACAGACCGTTCATACCCTGGGCCAGTTGCCGCCCGAGCCCATGCCGCCCGCTGTACGCGACGAACTGCTCCGCCGGTTCCAAACCTGGAAAACCACCCGCCCCGGATCCTCCGCGTAA
- a CDS encoding TfoX/Sxy family protein — MAYDELLAERVRRVVGPRPDVTEKKMFGGVAFLLKGKMFCGIIKHDLVARIGPERYEAALGEAHVRPMDFTGRPMRGYVFVGPGGSRTEKAVKKWVERGTTFVATLEHRSAQNPAKPRAGDR; from the coding sequence ATGGCCTACGATGAGTTGCTCGCTGAGCGAGTGCGCCGAGTCGTGGGGCCCCGACCGGACGTGACCGAGAAGAAGATGTTCGGTGGCGTGGCCTTCCTGCTGAAGGGGAAAATGTTTTGCGGGATCATCAAGCACGACCTTGTGGCGCGCATCGGGCCCGAGCGGTACGAAGCGGCGCTTGGTGAAGCTCACGTGCGCCCGATGGATTTCACGGGTCGGCCGATGAGGGGTTACGTCTTTGTGGGGCCGGGCGGCTCCCGGACCGAAAAGGCGGTCAAGAAGTGGGTCGAGCGAGGCACCACGTTCGTCGCCACGCTCGAACACCGTTCCGCTCAGAATCCAGCAAAGCCGCGCGCGGGTGACCGGTAG
- a CDS encoding putative toxin-antitoxin system toxin component, PIN family: protein MIPRVVLDTNTLVSALLFGGTPREVLNCAHRGEIHMLVSPHILSELGGILLHKLQRPLPQVEQALRTVAALATTVHPTITLSVIPNDDVDNRIIECAVAGGAGLIVTGDHALLRLRRYEDIGIVSARQFLDVLKGLR from the coding sequence ATGATCCCTCGGGTGGTCCTCGACACCAACACACTCGTCTCGGCGCTGTTATTCGGCGGAACGCCCCGCGAAGTCCTCAATTGCGCGCACCGCGGCGAGATCCATATGCTCGTTTCGCCGCATATTTTGTCCGAACTCGGCGGCATTCTCCTTCACAAGCTCCAGCGCCCCCTGCCCCAAGTGGAACAAGCGTTGCGGACGGTCGCGGCGCTTGCCACAACGGTGCACCCCACGATCACCCTCTCTGTCATTCCGAACGATGATGTGGACAACCGGATCATCGAGTGTGCGGTGGCCGGTGGCGCCGGTCTTATCGTCACCGGCGATCATGCGCTGCTGCGGCTTCGCCGGTACGAGGACATCGGGATTGTCTCCGCGCGACAGTTTCTGGATGTGCTCAAAGGACTGCGATAA
- a CDS encoding SRPBCC family protein: MTILENSIRIDASPEQVWSVLASLDALDRYDPGVTKSEIVTSSREGPGAARRCDLAPGGWFTERVVDWIPSRALSFELFECTLPVRRLRHSYTLAPDSSGTIVHQRMEYELKFGPVGKLMDALMVRKKWNAGIQGFFSGLKHYVETGRRPSGKE; this comes from the coding sequence ATGACGATTCTCGAAAACTCCATCCGGATCGATGCGTCACCCGAGCAGGTCTGGTCCGTGCTCGCGTCCCTTGACGCCCTGGACCGATACGACCCCGGCGTCACGAAATCGGAAATCGTCACGTCGTCGCGGGAAGGGCCCGGGGCGGCGCGCCGCTGCGACCTCGCGCCGGGTGGGTGGTTTACGGAGAGGGTCGTGGACTGGATTCCAAGCCGCGCGCTGTCATTCGAGCTCTTCGAATGCACGCTCCCAGTCCGCCGTCTCAGGCACAGCTACACGCTTGCCCCCGACAGCTCAGGGACGATCGTGCACCAGCGGATGGAGTACGAGCTCAAGTTCGGTCCGGTAGGCAAACTGATGGATGCGCTGATGGTCCGGAAGAAGTGGAACGCAGGCATTCAGGGCTTCTTCTCCGGGCTCAAACACTACGTCGAGACCGGGCGGCGTCCGTCGGGCAAGGAGTAG
- a CDS encoding ribbon-helix-helix domain-containing protein, whose translation MLKARTTRGRVAVTVSLPPAMLKAAQARARKERRSKSEVLREAFRQYEERARTLEALYAYGEQQAKELGITSEADVERIVSEYRREQAAKSV comes from the coding sequence ATGTTGAAAGCCCGAACCACCCGCGGGCGGGTCGCCGTCACTGTTTCCCTCCCCCCCGCGATGCTCAAGGCCGCGCAAGCCCGCGCACGCAAAGAACGGCGCAGCAAATCCGAAGTGCTGCGCGAAGCGTTCCGGCAGTACGAGGAGCGCGCCCGGACGCTGGAGGCGCTGTACGCGTACGGCGAGCAACAGGCCAAAGAACTGGGGATCACCAGCGAAGCGGATGTGGAGCGCATCGTCAGCGAGTACCGCCGAGAACAAGCCGCCAAGAGCGTATGA
- a CDS encoding TfoX/Sxy family protein: protein MAFDDQLSERIRKQLRKRRDVTEKTMFGGLAFLVNGNMCCGVHGLELIVRLPADEAERALSQPYTRIFDLSGRPMKGWILVQAKGLADDRMLAQWVDVGVRYAASLPEKKK, encoded by the coding sequence ATGGCGTTTGACGACCAACTGTCAGAGCGGATTCGCAAGCAGCTTCGTAAACGTCGCGACGTGACCGAGAAAACGATGTTCGGCGGTCTGGCCTTTCTAGTGAATGGCAACATGTGCTGCGGGGTCCACGGGCTGGAGCTGATCGTGCGTCTTCCCGCGGACGAGGCCGAACGCGCGTTGAGCCAGCCGTATACTCGCATCTTCGACCTGTCCGGCCGTCCCATGAAGGGCTGGATTCTGGTGCAAGCGAAAGGGCTTGCCGACGACAGGATGTTGGCACAGTGGGTCGACGTTGGGGTGCGCTATGCGGCCTCTCTGCCGGAAAAGAAGAAGTGA
- a CDS encoding helix-turn-helix domain-containing protein, protein MHFALEVFGDAWSLLVIRDLMFKGRTSYTDFLRAEEGIATNVLADRLARLEEDGVIEKVASSDGRGTGRYRLTAKGIDLLPVMLDIIEWSAKYDPRTAADRRFVRRIRRDREGLEAELRSALRARWSEPHADDRGTTHRVKVRRTKEASR, encoded by the coding sequence GTGCACTTCGCCCTTGAAGTGTTCGGGGACGCGTGGTCTCTCCTCGTCATCCGCGATCTCATGTTCAAGGGCCGCACCAGTTACACCGACTTTCTCCGAGCCGAAGAGGGCATCGCGACCAACGTCCTCGCCGATCGGCTCGCGCGCCTGGAGGAGGACGGAGTGATCGAGAAGGTCGCGAGCAGTGACGGGCGTGGAACTGGCCGATATCGGCTCACCGCAAAGGGGATCGATCTCCTCCCGGTCATGCTGGATATCATCGAGTGGAGCGCAAAATACGACCCGCGAACAGCCGCTGACCGCCGCTTCGTGCGGCGTATTCGTCGCGATCGTGAGGGGCTGGAAGCCGAGCTTCGCTCGGCACTCCGCGCCAGGTGGAGCGAACCGCACGCTGACGATCGCGGGACTACCCACCGCGTCAAGGTGCGAAGAACGAAGGAGGCATCCAGATGA
- a CDS encoding protein-methionine-sulfoxide reductase heme-binding subunit MsrQ yields MNKRLFRNGWTTPGIKPAVFGLCLVPLLWLVWDGVSGNLGANPIETAVRRTGVWALNFLLISLAVTPARRLPGCSRLILFRRMLGLFAFFYGCLHLMMYVGVDQFFAVEDIVKDVIKRPFITVGMASFVLLIPLAVTSTNRMIARLGGARWRRLHRLVYLIGIGGVLHYFWLVKADIRSPLIYAGLLVALLGARMYLAYGSRGLSPSRPAPRGRSGMLDPRSAAEPLSP; encoded by the coding sequence ATGAATAAGCGGCTCTTCAGGAATGGGTGGACGACGCCAGGGATCAAGCCGGCGGTCTTCGGGTTGTGTCTTGTCCCGTTGCTCTGGCTGGTGTGGGACGGCGTGAGCGGGAACTTGGGAGCGAATCCCATCGAGACCGCGGTCCGGCGAACCGGGGTCTGGGCGCTCAACTTCCTGCTGATCTCGTTGGCGGTCACACCGGCTCGGCGCCTGCCAGGCTGCAGCCGACTCATCCTGTTCCGGCGGATGCTGGGCCTGTTCGCCTTTTTCTACGGATGCCTTCACCTGATGATGTACGTGGGCGTGGACCAATTCTTCGCCGTGGAGGACATCGTGAAGGACGTGATCAAACGGCCGTTCATCACCGTGGGCATGGCAAGCTTTGTGCTCCTGATCCCGCTGGCCGTCACCTCAACCAATCGCATGATTGCGCGCCTCGGAGGGGCGAGGTGGCGCAGGCTGCATCGGTTGGTCTATCTGATCGGAATCGGTGGCGTCTTACACTACTTCTGGCTGGTCAAGGCGGACATCCGGTCCCCGCTGATCTACGCAGGGCTCTTGGTCGCGTTGCTCGGTGCGCGCATGTACCTCGCCTATGGGAGCCGGGGGCTCTCCCCGAGCCGTCCGGCGCCGCGCGGCCGGAGCGGTATGTTGGATCCCCGGTCGGCCGCCGAACCGCTCTCACCGTAG
- the msrP gene encoding protein-methionine-sulfoxide reductase catalytic subunit MsrP, with product MLIRRAPDVKSSDITPHAVYMMNRRRFLESVGRLAVAGAAMTLIPGCLSPTPAKAGAKLDGVTKGPYGTDEALTPYVSVTSYNNFYEFSTDKQDPARLARDFKPRPWSIAVEGEVRRPAVYALEDFIKPYALEERVYRLRCVEAWSMVIPWVGFPLAEVIRRAEPTSKARYVEFAALYDPTQMPGQRSPILDWPYVEGLRLDEAMHPLTILAVGLYGEVLPNQNGAPLRLVVPWKYGFKSIKSIVKMRLVEREPRTTWAEINPREYGFYANVNPTVDHPRWSQARERRIGDWIKRKTLPFNGYAEQVASLYAGMDLAKNF from the coding sequence ATGCTGATTCGGCGCGCACCTGATGTGAAGTCATCCGACATCACGCCTCATGCCGTCTACATGATGAACCGCCGCCGTTTCCTGGAGTCGGTTGGGCGCCTCGCCGTGGCCGGAGCCGCCATGACCCTGATTCCGGGATGCCTGAGCCCCACGCCGGCCAAGGCGGGTGCAAAGTTGGATGGCGTCACGAAAGGTCCCTATGGGACCGACGAGGCGTTGACCCCGTACGTCAGCGTGACGTCCTATAACAACTTCTACGAGTTCTCCACCGACAAGCAGGACCCCGCCCGACTCGCGAGGGACTTCAAGCCCCGACCGTGGTCGATCGCAGTGGAGGGCGAGGTCAGGCGCCCGGCGGTGTACGCGCTGGAAGATTTCATCAAGCCGTACGCGCTCGAGGAGCGCGTCTACCGGCTGCGCTGCGTGGAGGCCTGGTCGATGGTGATTCCGTGGGTGGGCTTTCCGTTGGCCGAGGTGATCAGGCGCGCAGAGCCGACCTCTAAGGCCAGATACGTGGAGTTCGCCGCCCTGTACGATCCCACGCAGATGCCGGGTCAACGATCGCCTATCCTCGATTGGCCGTACGTCGAGGGGTTACGGTTGGACGAGGCGATGCACCCCCTGACGATCCTGGCAGTCGGGCTCTACGGGGAGGTCCTGCCCAACCAGAACGGCGCACCGCTTCGGTTGGTCGTCCCGTGGAAGTACGGGTTTAAGAGCATCAAGTCGATCGTCAAGATGCGCCTGGTGGAGCGGGAGCCGAGAACCACGTGGGCCGAGATCAATCCGCGAGAGTATGGATTTTACGCCAACGTGAACCCGACCGTGGACCACCCGCGGTGGAGTCAGGCGCGGGAACGCCGGATCGGGGACTGGATCAAGCGCAAGACGTTGCCGTTCAACGGCTACGCGGAGCAGGTCGCGTCCTTGTATGCCGGGATGGACTTGGCCAAGAACTTTTGA